From one Lotus japonicus ecotype B-129 chromosome 3, LjGifu_v1.2 genomic stretch:
- the LOC130745595 gene encoding splicing factor U2af large subunit A-like, whose protein sequence is MAEHEEEVHNSHPHADSSPPPPATDANSHATRHARRVNVEDLPPTANEQSVATFFSQVMANIGGNTAGPGDAVVNVCINHDMNFAFVEMRSVEEASNAMALDGIIFEGAPVKVRRPTDYNPSLAATLGPSQPNPNLNLGAVGLTPGSAGGLGGPDRIFVGGLPYYFTETQIRELLESFGPLRGFDLVKDRETGNSKGYAFCVYQDLAVTDIACAALNGIKMGDKTLTVRRANQGANPQQPNPNLNLAAIDLTLGSAGGLDGPDRIFVGGLPYYSTETQIRELLENFGPLRGFDLVKDRETGNSEAYAVCVYQDLAVTDIVCEVLNGINMGDRTLTVRRANQDANPQQLNSSLNLGAVA, encoded by the exons ATGGCTGAACACGAAGAAGAGGTTCACAATTCTCATCCACACGCCGAttcctctcctcctccacctgcCACCGACGCCAATTCTCAT GCTACACGGCATGCTAGGCGGGTGAATGTTGAGGACCTTCCTCCTACAGCCAATGAGCAG TCAGTTGCAACTTTCTTTAGTCAAGTTATGGCCAATATTGGGGGAAACACTGCTGGCCCAG GTGATGCTGTAGTCAATGTTTGCATTAACCATGACATGAATTTCGCTTTCGTGGAGATGAGGTCTGTTGAGGAAGCTAGCAATGCTATGGCTTTAGATGGGATTATTTTTGag GGGGCACCTGTTAAGGTCAGGAGACCTACTGATTACAATCCTTCTCTGGCTGCTACCCTAGGCCCAAGCCAACCTAACCCAAACCTTAATCTGGGTGCTGTTGGTTTAACACCTGGATCTGCCGGTGGACTTGGAGGACCTGATCGAATTTTTGTGGGAGGACTTCCTTACTACTTCACTGAAACACAGATCAGAGAGCTTTTAGAGTCTTTTGGTCCTCTTCGGGGTTTTGATCTAGTGAAAGATAGAGAAACTGGGAATTCAAAAGGTTATGCATTTTGTGTTTACCAAGATCTTGCAGTTACGGACATTGCCTGTGCAGCTCTCAATGGAATAAAAATGGGAGATAAGACACTTACAGTTAGACGAGCTAATCAAGGTGCAAACCCTCAGCAGCCTAACCCAAACCTTAATCTGGCCGCTATTGACTTAACACTTGGATCTGCCGGTGGACTTGATGGTCCTGATCGTATTTTTGTGGGAGGACTTCCTTATTACTCCACTGAAACGCAAATCAGAGAGCTTTTAGAGAACTTTGGTCCTCTTCGGGGTTTTGATCTAGTGAAAGATAGAGAAACTGGGAATTCAGAAGCTTATGCAGTTTGCGTTTACCAAGACCTTGCAGTTACGGATATTGTCTGTGAAGTTCTCAATGGAATAAATATGGGAGATAGGACACTTACAGTTAGACGTGCTAATCAAGATGCGAACCCACAGCAGCTTAACTCAAGCCTTAATCTGGGTGCTGTAGCTTAA